The genomic region ATGTAGgtttctggaagccgcccgggtatactctctgccggactagtaagtaacttatttgccgtcttgctttgtcttgtgttgcacttgtttcatgtttgactgtgttaggaaagttgttgactcactagtttgtcatagtgtcaaagtaatcaaatttcaacagatttcgctaggtttagccgctagcatctcgttagcgattagcaattcctccgttgtgctgctttaaaacAATAAATGTATTACCCCAAATTGATGGTATTAACCGTTACTGAAATTGTACAAACATCGTGACAATTTCGGATAACTGGACAGCACAACTGGTATACGTTAAGGAAGTAGGATGAACTGACTGTAGACACTTCTGGTCCACAACATCCATTCTCTCGCATTAAAGGGCCTGatggagaaataaaaaaaccttgcaaacaccaccaacagccaagttgacactgatagaagcacaggtgtttatctgtccttcacatgaccatatgctatcaaaatgaatttgaggatggtaccaaaactagttgcctataaaaccatacctcaaaaagtgtcaaattgttgcatagtgttactttaagtactGACTAGGGTGAACTAGAGTATGGCATTAATACGTCTGATAAGTACTGACTAGGTTGAACTAGAGTGGAAGGGTAAGATCTGATTCGAGTCAGATGTGTCGGTaagagcatgggggggggggggttggctgggAGGTTTGACAAAAACAGAGTAAATCATTGCATAATGCACTCATACACCAAACATGTGACAGACAAGTGCAGCCAGTCATTCAGTTGTTCTGTGCTCCAGCACTGCTTTGAAGCCTGCAGTGACACCTCTACAGCCCACTTCCTCTTCCCCTGGCCTTACACCGAGACTCACAGCATCCGGTGTGCCCCCCCTCCCCGATGGCAGTTACAGACATTTACAGGAGTCTGGACCAACTGAAAGTGAAATAACCGGTACTAATTAGCGAATGATAGTTCTTGTGGAACCAAATGGTAAAGTGCTTCTGCTAAATGAACCACTCAGAATTAGGTTCAGTCAGTTCTGCGGGTCGTGAGCAACATAACTTAAATGATGTGTGAAACGCTTCTATTTCATGGTTCTGTTATACCTTTTTGTTCTATCCgttcagaaaacaaattcaGTGGAATAGACTCCCATTTCAAAAACTGAACACAAGTAAGAAAAATGTTGTCCAATTGTTCTAATTTAAGAAAAAATTGTAACTTTGAAAATTATGAGATTATGTTCCGTCAGATGTGAACATGTCTACATACTTACACTGGCCAAGATTAATACTTTGTACATGACTGCACAATTTATTTGAAATACTTTACAGAATGGATAATATAGTTATCCTCTGATGGCCTCTTTAAATCTGCAGCATCTCTGCACAATTGttcttctctcacacagacatttattaGATCACAGTTGCGCCACTCTACATCTTCAGAAAGGAAGGGGGatgttctctctgctgctgtaaACAAGAGTTGGCTTCCTGCTGGAGTGTGGTCTAGCCACAGAGGCTGAGCTGAGCTCAACAGCACAAGAGGAAGCAACCACCTGCTTGTGTAAACCTGGCCCGCCTCTCGCTGCCCACAACGAGTCACATGGCCCAGAGAGCAGAGTGAGAGCCAGGATTGGTGCGATGTTGGGCACAGGTGCCAATGCCCTGGCcattaaacacgcacacacaggaattGAATACATTCATGCTTGTATGAAAACACCCAGTGAAAGCTATGAGGGGGACCCTGTGCTCCCCTACACCATCCTCACCCCAGACACCCTGTGCTCCCCTACACCATCCTTACCCCAGACACCCTGTGCTCCCCTATACCATCCTCACCCCAGACACCCTGTGCTCCCCTATACCATCCTCACCCCAGACACCCTGTGCTCCCCTACACCATCCTCACCCCAGACACCCTGTGCTCCCCTACACCATCCTCACCCCAGACACCCTGTGCTCCCCTACACCATCCTTACCCCAGACACCCTGTGCTCCCCTATACCATCCTCACCCCAGACACCCTGTGCTCCCCTATACCATCCTCACCCCAGACACCCTGTGCTCCCCTACACCATCCTTACCCCAGACACCCTGTGCTCCCCTACACCATCCTCACCCCAGACACCCTGTGCTCCCCTACACCATCCTCACCCCAGACACCCTGTGCTCCCCTACACCATCCTCACCCCAGACATTTCAACTCAGTTCACATCGACCAAATGGATCATCAATGTGCTGATGGTCAAGGGGACATGGTGATGTTTGATGACACTCTTAAAACAAGCAACAGCAAGCGTCTTTCCTTCTCACCGTCACCAAGCACCACATCCTTCAGCTTCTCCACGGCCTCAGCGAAGCGCGCCACGTCTCGCAGCAATAGTGGGATGTCCTCCGCCTCGATGGACACGGTTTCCGCACACTCCAGGGACGGACTCTGAGCCAGCGCCCCTTTTGGGTAGCCCTTGCTGAAGACCCACGACTGCAGGGGGAACCCTGCGGCGCTGGCATGTCGGCTCAGGGAGGGCGGTCGTTTCAGGGTGCCCCCCGGCGAAGGGCAGCCATGCTTGACGTGCTGGGTGGGGGTCCCCGGGCAGGAGACAGGGCTGATGTGGACAGCGGGGGAGAGGGTGGCGGCGGAGGAGGTGGACAGCGTGGGGGACGTGCCATCGGGGACATCTCGCTTTGGCTGCTCCTGAAGGACAGACAGCTGGGTTACACAGAGGGGAGACAAACGGGCTATAAGAACACATGTTGACACATAGACCCATCCTCAGTTACGCTGTTTATTTCAGCTCGTTTTCCAGGGAGACTTCTCTGCTTTTCTGTTGATAGTTACCAAAGGAGTTAGTAAACACGGGGCTTCAGGAGTCTCTTGTGTAATACACTCACTTCCTGTATGCACCGTCACACCCTAAAACCAAGAAGACGAGCAACAAGAGAACACTGGAACGTGATGCCAACACTCTTTTAAAATCCTTAACCTCCTTTAAGTGAGAATGTAGcccttccaaacacacaaattTGTACAAAGCATATGTACAGGTTCTCACTAAAGCACCAATCACGTGCAGATGCTACACCACAAAACAAGAGCTTTAATGTTCTGTCTAACTGATGCACTTGGCAGCCCTTAACGTCACACACTTACTAGAAAATGCATCCAGTTATCCACCTGTTGGGGTTTTATCAAGCTGGCTTACAAATTATGTTCATGGAGTCATTGTACACTGATATACACTCCTGTCAAGCTGACACCTATCTCGGCCTGTTTCACCTAACGTGAAGTCACTGTAGAGTAGGGCATGagaaatattaaaatataataCGATACAATGTAATGAACACCTGAATGAAAACGTACCTGCTTTAGCCagatgttgtgtttatttggcaAAATGTCCAATATGCCTTTAGACTCAGCTTTCTTAACTCTTTGGCCAGTGGCATATGGACTGTATGTCTTTTTTCCGACTGTTCCACGTTTCAGCATTTTGGTTTCGTCTTTGAGCCTACTTGAATTTATACCtcacaataaataaagtaaCCTATTGAAGGCATAATTTCGAAATACGTCAACACAGCCTGCGCAAGTAAAATGTTTATGACACCCAATACTTCCAGGTTACTTTAAGGTTAACATTGTATTTATTCTGTATAGTGCGGCTACGAATGGCTGCATTAAATGTGCTCCAATTGCAATTCAAAAATGCTATACTCACGTAAATAATAAACGGTCGCCTACTGTACACCCCAAATTACGTTGTTCACTTTCATTCTTAAATCGATGGTCGTTAATAATAAGTAAGCCTTTTACAGTAGCCCAAACGTACTCTTtagtcaaacaaaacaaagacaattgCCCACCTCTTGCGTACGTTaactaaaaatgtaatttaactTGACGACGTCTGAAAAGAAGTTTAATTTGCTGAATGCAGCATATCGTCCTTCACACAACAGAGTAATAAGTCGGAAATTCAGTTGAGTGACAGGAGGAAACAGTGATGATACATGTGCAACTTACTGACGAGAAGTTCTGGGGCGATGGACTTCCTGCTCGACTTCTCTTCGAAATCGAAGGCGTCTTAATAATTTCCCGTTTCTTCTTGAACATCTTTAATTTGCTTTTCGATTCCCCCccaatttctttgagtttaaaACACaagccccccacccacctccctaCTTTCCAATCAGGTTGTTTGACGCTTCTAGTGGTCTCTCTTCCATCAATTCCGATCGTTAGCCAAGACAGCTGTCTGAATGCTCTGTTGGTATCACTCCTTGAGTGTTGACGCCCTGCGTGATCACCTTCTCCAGTCATGGTAGCATCCGCCGCAAATGTACTACGCTGGCAAGCAGAGTGCGGTGCATGTGGTATGTAGTCATCCATACGACGCGGGCACAGGACAATAAACTAAATGACAGTTTGAGGTTACAGAGAACAGTGGAAACATAATAGGGGAAACTATAAACAATATTCTCTCCCCACACCTCCGAGCATTCTTTACCGAGACCGAGACGTCTCGTTGGAGCATATAGTCACTCAGCAACATCAGTCAAATGAATATGGCTAACACCTGCGCGCTGACCACCTGACCAATTTAATTAAGGTGAGATTCTCCGCCCATCCTTGTTTAAGTAAATCCAGGAGAGATTTTTTGGGGATATTGAAATAAAACTTTGTAAAACGCAATGAAGGCATCTGTTGTGTCTACCTTTAAAAGGGAGAATATTGTAGATAATTGTTCACCTTTTTGACTCAATTGGCCAAAAATACTTTCTTCAGGCTTAAAGCAAACTAACTTTGGTAGACAATCCTGACAATAGCAGACTAATCTGTACCGATTTCCAGTAGGTACTGATTCACTACATATGAAACATGTCAATCAAGACATTGCCCTGACAAGCCTGTATATGTtttagaatacatttttttatttaaaattattTAACATAAACATCCATGGTTGAGTCCCATCAAACTCTGTCAGTATAAAACATCAAGCTCAGTAGTCAGCAATTGTTCGTGCAGAGGATGGTATATGTCCAAGAGTTCTTAGAGTAGAGTACTGTGGAAATGTAGCTGTAATATTAGCCTTATACGTGGCTAATGGCTCAGATGGTGTGGTCTGTCAAGTCATCTCCCGTTTGGCAATCCAGATAAAGAGAAGATCAGGAGGAATGAGAGTCTTTTCAGGATACATTGCTCATAAAACATGTCCTTTACAGTTCCGTGGCTGAACCCCATTCATTGTCATCAAAGTCATCTTGATCCTCTGAGCTGTCACTCCCGTTGATCTGGGTCCGGCGACTGTGCAGTGCCTCGTGATGCGCTAGCCTGTTGgagaataataaataattaatattcATTGCGGCCATTCCTCAAATTGTATGGTCATTATAACACCATAAATTAAAGCTCTCCATTATAACGCATTGACTTCAACTGAGCTATATTGGCCACCTGGGCACTGGCATACATCGCATTTAGGATATCTCCCCTTGATGAGCTGGTGCCATACTTACACAAGGAACTGAGGGGACTGTCTCTCTCCAGGCTCTGCCATGCGAGTCTAAGGacggaggagagtgagagagggtgagggtgtgactgagtgtgagtgtgaaaaacTGAAAATGGCTACACCAAGGGTCACTGTGGAAACATCATGTGAATTCTTCATCATATATGAACATATAAAGGATGAGTAGGGGAGGATTGAGTGCTTGTACCTGCTGCAGCTTCTCCTCTATGAAGGACAGTGTAACGGGCGGTGGCGGAGGGCTCTCTGGAGGAGGCTCTGCACCCTTAGGCCTGGGGTCTGGAGCCTGGAAGTCTGGTGGTCCATCTGATGGCGTAGTTGGGACTTGGATCTCTGTGGCGCTGTAGTCCGAGTCACTGAAGCTGCGGCTGCGTGGGGACGGGGCGTCCTGACGTGGGGGGCTGTAAGAAGGGGGCAGCTGAGACTGGGGCTTTGGGACGTAGAGGATGGGGGGCAGCCCGTCAGGGGGGAGCTGGTACACGGGCTCAGCCTCGGGGGCAGGCGCTAGGCTGTGGTGGGGCTCAGGGCTAGGGCTAGGGCTAGGGCTGTCGCGGTCCCTGGCAGGCTCAGAAGAGCGGGCCAAGGCGGTCCCCCTGCTCCTGGAGTGACGCGCAACGTCCTCCGGGGGACTAAAGGGATCGTCAATGTCCTCGTTGTCAGTGTAGAGCTCTCCCAGCTCTCCGTCGGTGTAGGCCTCTCCGTCTGTGTCTTCGTAATCGCTGGCCGCACGGCTGTCGCAGCTCAGGTAGTCTGAAGCGTGATCAGGGGCCAACTCATCCAGCACCTCCGTCTCACCCCCCTCcagctgcacacaaacacaaatatattgaTTTACCAAGTTGATGTTTTCATATTGATTTGTCATATTGATTTACCAAGTGTGGTCAGAATTGACCCTCCATGGATGATATATTAAACTCAAGAGGATACATGTtcaaaacacattcaacactaAAACAGTATAATGGTGTTGCATACCGTAACTTCGGAGACCCAGACTGGCTTGGCTTGCTGTTGCCGTATTTTGTCTTTCAGAGCCTCATACCACACATGTGAACCAGGCTGCAGATCAATGTGGGCTGTGGAGGCAAGCAGATGTAATAGTTATTGAAtgataaatgttttatttggttGGTTTCACTGATAGTGGGCACGTAATAATGACATTTCTTTATTGTAAATCACTTTTAGTACCTTTTCAGTAGCCAATTTACTTTATAGCTTAATTTACTTTATGTCACATGGGACAACTTACCAGAGAACAGATGACTGTAGTGTTTCCTAACTTTCGTGGCCGAGGCATAGAGACGGCGAGAGCTCTTGTTGGAGTCAGGAGCGTAGCGTTGCCTCATGGTCTTCACGTCCTTACGGCTGTGAGGGTCCAGGAAGAACACCATGGGGTGGTACTGTATGTAGTTCAGCCTCTCCACTGCGGTGGGAGTGATGTCCAGCAAGGGATGCTTGTTCTGAAATGCCAAATGGAACGTTTAAGCAACACCAAGTTACTGAAGACATCTCTCGAAAGACATCTCTATTGGCTTCCAAAAGTCATGTTTAGTTTCTGACCTGCTCAGCGATCTTCCTCACAGTGTCCAGCTTGATCACAGTGGATGAAGTGCGTTCCGCTCCGCTCCTGGGAACCATATCTGGAGCAGAAAACAACGAGTGAAAAGGGAGATCCTCTAAAGCTCCTAAATGAGTTACAGTTACTGTGATTGAAAAAAACAACTTACCTGCAACTTGAAATTCATCTGGCATTTCTCTGGCCAACTTCTCCATGGCAATGTCATTTAGAGGGCCAAGGATGACAATGGGTCGTTTAAAATTAGCTGGAAAACATAGAACAAAACGTCTCAAGGTTAGCCACATTCTGACTAATCAGCAACTTCAGCAACAAGGAAAATACCCTTCAAAGGATAGTTTTTCATAAATGTCAATAACAGTTTCTTGCTTGGCCTCCTTACCTTCTCTCAATAGGACCTTTTCATAGGCTGGAAATTTGCCCTGGATCGTCAGCATCAGGAGGTCGTCTCGGGTTCGCCTGGTATTTTTCTTGGCCCCCCGAAGCCCCCTCATCTTCCAGAACTCTGCCCTCTGACCTGAGGCCTGTTTCTCAGCCGCTAATACCCTCTGGGCCTGCTCCGTACTGGCCAGGGTCTCAGCCCTGCAGCAAAGGGGAGCATCACCATCAGGTCAAAGTCAAACACCCATTGTTTCCTAACCACATGTTCGtgcagttgtttttttccttttcaaacaAGGTCACCTATTTTAAGCAATCAACAACCACACCATCATACTGGTTTCAACTGTGCATCTGTTGAAAATGACCAAGTGTTGAGTGCACACTTTAAATAAAGACTGAGTTAaagtgaagtaaaaaaaaaaaggagttttCCTCTTTGACTGTTGTGAAATTAATTTGCTGTACATCTTGATATCCATGAAGCATGTCTGCTGTAGCTGAAGCATGTACGGTTTTACACACCTGGTCTGGTTGGGGATGGTTCCCTTGTCAAGCTCGTGCAGGTCATGCCCCATGCGCACAGCCAGCCAGTTGCCCAGCTTGCCCCGGTGCATGGTGTCCAGCACGCGGAACACCTCCCCCCGGGTGAAGCTCAGGCCGACGTTGCCCTCTGCCTCATGGTCAAAGTGTGTGCGGATATAGAAGGAGTCTCCGATGTTGGACTTCATGATCTTCTTGTAAACTATGGCAAAGAGGCGCAGGAGATGAGGAACTCACTGAATTGTCTAGACAAGGTCATGATGTTGTAAAACTTGTGTGTAGGTTGTTGTGGTAAGTAAAGGTTAATCATTCCAAATGGCATAATGCCTTAAGCTCACTGGAAGAACACACCACTTCCTGGGATAATGTGACAGTTTGGACAGAGGGGGTGCATATACACATCAGCCACAATAGCCTAACACTAAACCAACACGATGGAACAATAGCCTACCAGTGAAACCAACACTATGGAACAATAGCCTACCACTAAACCAACACTATGGAAAATAGCCTACCAGTAAATTAACACTATGGAACAATAGCCTACCACTAAACCAACACTATGGAACAATAACCTACCACTAAACCAACACTATGGAAAATAGCCTACCAGTAAATTAACACTATGGAACAATAGCCTACCACTAAACCAACACTATGGAACAATAGCTTACCAGTAAAACAACACTATGGAACAATAGCCTACTGGTAAAACCAACACTATGGAACAATAGCCTACCAGTAAACCCACACTATGGAACAATCTGCCAccctttgatgtatgttttttatagaaaactAGTTCTAATTCATACTAGCCACTATGTATTATATTCACACTATATATCCATCTAGTTCTGTGTTCCACCTCACGATAATGTATGGAATGCTTTTAGAACTATATCACCAATGGTTACCATGTTAGAAAGCTTTTATCAGCTTTTTATcagttggtggtgtttgtaaggtttttgtaAGGCGTGCATTTCAGGAAgtaagcttgctagttttagaccgaAAAGTCTGACTGTTGCTTTAAAAAATAGATAGCTGTGTACTTACTGTCCATTTTGTTCTGTGTGCGGAGGGAGATGGGCTCCCCTGTGCGGACGTTCAGCAGATACATGGCTGCTTCCTCTCGTGTGAAGTGATTGAAGTCTACGCCATTTACCTGCAAAAACCCGCAGTTACATTTAAACTGATGTTTTCCTCACCACAGAAACACCACGTGTTGTTCTGTGCTTCTGAACAGAGAACCGTATTGCCTATAATAGTTCTATAGGGACTGTATTTAAAATAGTTCTATAAAGGGACTGTATTTAAAATAGTTCTATTAAGGGGCTGTATTAAAAATAGTTCTATTAAGGGGCTGTATTAAAAATAGTTCTATTAAGTGACTGCATTTAAAATACTGCTCCATCTACCTGCATGATCTGGTCCCCCTCCTTCATCCCCTGCCTCTGTGCAGGACTGTTGGGTTGAACGCCCCCAACGAAGATCCCCACATCATTTCCTCCGACCAGCCGTAAGCCCACACTGCCGTCCTTCACAAAATCCACTACATTCTGGTCTGAGCTATACCTAAGAGCCAGAGACATGAAGTCAGGTTCAATTCCCAAGGTACACATACATTAGcacctactgacacacacacacacacacaatgagtatAAACACAAGTGAAATCTCACCCCTGGTTATAAGTGGGAAAGGCATCTGGAGGGAGAGCGTAAACTGGCTCCTCTATGGCCTTCACTGGAAGATAAAGCACACGCGATTTAGAAGGAGATAAAATACACAGTTTCTATAGAAAGAATGCTCCGAGTTCAGTGACGTGTCTTTCTTAACCTAACAGTAACATTGGGGTGAAGCTGATCACACGGTTCAATGAGGAACCCTTCAGGATCTCAAGGACTTCTTAATGACTTTGATTCCATTCAGCAATGAGAGCAATCATTAACCATCTCATGCTTGAAGCATAACACTACACTAACAGAAAGAAGTACACCTACCTTGTGGCTTGCTGTTGCTTGCCTTGGACACATCAGAACGCAGCGTACCATTGGCGCGTGGAAAACTGAAAGTGAAAAATA from Clupea harengus chromosome 10, Ch_v2.0.2, whole genome shotgun sequence harbors:
- the tjp3 gene encoding tight junction protein ZO-3 isoform X1, with the translated sequence MAVRFVNPHPDMEEMTIWEQHTVTLSKDPKMGFGFALSGGRDKPNPDTGDTAVVVSDVVRNGPAMGVLHTRDRIVMVNGVSMENGTSNFTIQNLKSCGKTANVTVKRPKVIQIPITTRPTRAQSSSNLLAEDPNHRRPRRGSDTGSYGRDPRRGRSASPERNGHDLALMSGFKRLPQQDAADKPIRTTLIKKKQTDEYGMKLGSQIFIKHMTPTGLAAKEGTLQEGDLVLKINGMTTENLSLLETKHLVEKSRGRLTMVVLRDSRKFLVSIPEVEDSPRNSGDERHGDSSELEDISDLDSDSPARGRSSRPPARERRTHRTRAEAPPPKPKSRDPSPVRTTLNRPPAHSLPRRRAPSESESDRSDSPPPPRRDSPDTRDSDRYRVLSGISTLPNPRDSPNWNAPRPSSSASRPRKPVSESDSDRGSSPPARRKSPKTDSHARYKVLPDLPANLRANSRGSSPFRPPPPDSESESDGSTSRRTQDSRYRKPPGVAKAPAVEPPRWTAPTVPKPTTDRGPSDTESEASYAPAPRPESPINRGSLRAIGGLPEMRSSPVVVRQEDSLRRVLPPARPPPEDSSESERAPSPPRRYESTDESNHSFPRANGTLRSDVSKASNSKPQVKAIEEPVYALPPDAFPTYNQGYSSDQNVVDFVKDGSVGLRLVGGNDVGIFVGGVQPNSPAQRQGMKEGDQIMQVNGVDFNHFTREEAAMYLLNVRTGEPISLRTQNKMDIYKKIMKSNIGDSFYIRTHFDHEAEGNVGLSFTRGEVFRVLDTMHRGKLGNWLAVRMGHDLHELDKGTIPNQTRAETLASTEQAQRVLAAEKQASGQRAEFWKMRGLRGAKKNTRRTRDDLLMLTIQGKFPAYEKVLLREANFKRPIVILGPLNDIAMEKLAREMPDEFQVADMVPRSGAERTSSTVIKLDTVRKIAEQNKHPLLDITPTAVERLNYIQYHPMVFFLDPHSRKDVKTMRQRYAPDSNKSSRRLYASATKVRKHYSHLFSAHIDLQPGSHVWYEALKDKIRQQQAKPVWVSEVTLEGGETEVLDELAPDHASDYLSCDSRAASDYEDTDGEAYTDGELGELYTDNEDIDDPFSPPEDVARHSRSRGTALARSSEPARDRDSPSPSPSPEPHHSLAPAPEAEPVYQLPPDGLPPILYVPKPQSQLPPSYSPPRQDAPSPRSRSFSDSDYSATEIQVPTTPSDGPPDFQAPDPRPKGAEPPPESPPPPPVTLSFIEEKLQQTRMAEPGERQSPQFLVLAHHEALHSRRTQINGSDSSEDQDDFDDNEWGSATEL
- the tjp3 gene encoding tight junction protein ZO-3 isoform X2, with translation MEEMTIWEQHTVTLSKDPKMGFGFALSGGRDKPNPDTGDTAVVVSDVVRNGPAMGVLHTRDRIVMVNGVSMENGTSNFTIQNLKSCGKTANVTVKRPKVIQIPITTRPTRAQSSSNLLAEDPNHRRPRRGSDTGSYGRDPRRGRSASPERNGHDLALMSGFKRLPQQDAADKPIRTTLIKKKQTDEYGMKLGSQIFIKHMTPTGLAAKEGTLQEGDLVLKINGMTTENLSLLETKHLVEKSRGRLTMVVLRDSRKFLVSIPEVEDSPRNSGDERHGDSSELEDISDLDSDSPARGRSSRPPARERRTHRTRAEAPPPKPKSRDPSPVRTTLNRPPAHSLPRRRAPSESESDRSDSPPPPRRDSPDTRDSDRYRVLSGISTLPNPRDSPNWNAPRPSSSASRPRKPVSESDSDRGSSPPARRKSPKTDSHARYKVLPDLPANLRANSRGSSPFRPPPPDSESESDGSTSRRTQDSRYRKPPGVAKAPAVEPPRWTAPTVPKPTTDRGPSDTESEASYAPAPRPESPINRGSLRAIGGLPEMRSSPVVVRQEDSLRRVLPPARPPPEDSSESERAPSPPRRYESTDESNHSFPRANGTLRSDVSKASNSKPQVKAIEEPVYALPPDAFPTYNQGYSSDQNVVDFVKDGSVGLRLVGGNDVGIFVGGVQPNSPAQRQGMKEGDQIMQVNGVDFNHFTREEAAMYLLNVRTGEPISLRTQNKMDIYKKIMKSNIGDSFYIRTHFDHEAEGNVGLSFTRGEVFRVLDTMHRGKLGNWLAVRMGHDLHELDKGTIPNQTRAETLASTEQAQRVLAAEKQASGQRAEFWKMRGLRGAKKNTRRTRDDLLMLTIQGKFPAYEKVLLREANFKRPIVILGPLNDIAMEKLAREMPDEFQVADMVPRSGAERTSSTVIKLDTVRKIAEQNKHPLLDITPTAVERLNYIQYHPMVFFLDPHSRKDVKTMRQRYAPDSNKSSRRLYASATKVRKHYSHLFSAHIDLQPGSHVWYEALKDKIRQQQAKPVWVSEVTLEGGETEVLDELAPDHASDYLSCDSRAASDYEDTDGEAYTDGELGELYTDNEDIDDPFSPPEDVARHSRSRGTALARSSEPARDRDSPSPSPSPEPHHSLAPAPEAEPVYQLPPDGLPPILYVPKPQSQLPPSYSPPRQDAPSPRSRSFSDSDYSATEIQVPTTPSDGPPDFQAPDPRPKGAEPPPESPPPPPVTLSFIEEKLQQTRMAEPGERQSPQFLVLAHHEALHSRRTQINGSDSSEDQDDFDDNEWGSATEL